Proteins encoded in a region of the Salvelinus fontinalis isolate EN_2023a chromosome 17, ASM2944872v1, whole genome shotgun sequence genome:
- the kcnj9 gene encoding G protein-activated inward rectifier potassium channel 3, with translation MALEDSAFTSRPESLSLPVVEKGKGPVEEATEVTASTGVFDVSEDLGHVVTTDTTQPGVNRSWKSKLAERQANAASEEYVKKLPRVVEKERGRFGWAKRRKTQRYVEKNGRCNVSHGNMRETYRYLTDIFTTLVDLNWRCSLFVFVMAYAITWLFFGAIWYLIAYLRGDLDHLEDETWTPCVNNVNGFISAFLFSIETETTIGYGHRVITDQCPVGTMLLLLQAILGSMVNAFMVGCMFVKISQPNKRAETLVFSKNAVISLRDDRLCLMFRVGDLRSSHIVGANMRAKLIKSKQTQEGEFIPLDQTDISVGFETGDDRLFLVSPLVISHEIDCRSPFWDMSQGQLEKDDFEMVVILEGMVEATGMTCQARSSYLADEVQWGHRFSPMMSLAEGFFDIDYGAFHQTFEVDTPSCSAHELSLAAARLEAHLYWSISSKLDEEKWEGSSLTNQSGKQLDNGKGGVVGPVSFIVGEITGIEEQSGPGELNGSVTTDQSESEA, from the exons ATGGCGCTTGAAGACTCTGCCTTCACCTCGCGGCCAGAGTCCCTCTCTCTGCCCGTGGTGGAGAAAGGGAAGGGACCAGTGGAAGAGGCTACCGAGGTGACGGCCTCCACCGGAGTGTTTGATGTGTCTGAGGATCTGGGCCATGTGGTTACCACGGATACCACCCAGCCTGGCGTTAACAGATCGTGGAAGTCCAAGTTGGCAGAGAGGCAGGCCAATGCAGCATCCGAGGAGTACGTTAAGAAGCTGCCTCGGGtggtggagaaggagaggggtagatTTGGCTGGG CCAAGAGACGTAAGACTCAGCGCTATGTGGAGAAGAATGGTCGCTGTAACGTTTCACACGGCAACATGAGGGAGACGTACCGTTATCTGACAGATATCTTCACCACGCTGGTGGACCTCAACTGGCGCTGCTCACTTTTTGTCTTCGTCATGGCCTACGCCATCACCTGGCTCTTCTTCGGGGCCATTTGGTACCTGATAGCCTACCTCCg AGGGGATCTAGATCATCTGGAGGATGAGACATGGACACCGTGCGTCAACAACGTGAACGGCTTCATCTCTGCCTTCCTCTTCTCCATCGAGACAGAGACCACCATTGGTTACGGCCACCGTGTCATCACTGACCAGTGTCCAGTTGGCACCATGCTGCTCCTGCTCCAGGCCATACTGGGATCTATGGTCAACGCCTTCATG GTGGGCTGTATGTTTGTGAAGATCTCTCAGCCCAATAAGCGTGCGGAGACCCTGGTGTTTTCTAAGAATGCAGTGATCTCTCTGAGAGACGACAGACTGTGTCTGATGTTCCGGGTGGGAGACCTGCGCAGCTCACACATTGTAGGAGCCAACATGAGGGCCAAACTCATCAAGTCtaaacagactcaggaag gtGAGTTTATCCCTCTGGATCAGACAGACATCAGTGTGGGTTTTGAGACTGGGGACGACCGCCTGTTTCTGGTGTCTCCACTGGTCATCTCCCACGAGATCGACTGCCGCTCGCCCTTCTGGGACATGTCTCAGGGCCAGCTGGAGAAGGACGACTTTGAGATGGTCGTTATCCTGGAGGGAATGGTGGAGGCCACTG GTATGACGTGCCAGGCGCGGAGCTCTTACCTGGCAGACGAGGTCCAGTGGGGTCACAGGTTTAGTCCGATGATGTCACTGGCCGAAGGCTTCTTTGACATTGACTATGGCGCCTTCCATCAAACCTTTGAG GTGGACACTCCCTCTTGCTCAGCGCACGAACTCTCATTGGCTGCGGCCCGATTGGAGGCTCATCTCTATTGGTCGATCTCCAGTAAATTGGACGAAGAGAAATGGGAGGGATCTTCTCTGACCAATCAATCAGGGAAGCAGCTAGACAATGGGAAAGGAGGGGTTGTTGGCCCTGTTTCATTTATTGTTGGTGAGATCACTGGAATAGAAGAACAATCCGGTCCAGGGGAGTTGAATGGAAGTGTCACCACTGACCAGTCAGAATCAGAGGCCTAA
- the LOC129813619 gene encoding eukaryotic translation initiation factor 3 subunit F-like has translation MSVYGPVVKIHPVVLASIGDSYERRNEGASRVIGTLLGTIDKHSVEVTNCFSVPHNESEDEVAVDMEFAKNMYDLHKRVSPSEVIVGWYATGFEITEHSVLIHEYYSREATNPIHLTMDTALQSGKMNIRAYVSAQMGVPGKTVGVMFTPLSVKYKYYDTERIGVDLLQRTRDAPNTTNGLTSDLCQVGGAAGRVQDMLATVLTYIEDVLSGKQTADNSVGRYLMDLVNKVPKITAEDFETMLNSNINDLLMVTYLSNLTQAQIALNEKIVVL, from the exons ATGTCGGTGTATGGCCCCGTGGTGAAAATTCACCCTGTCGTTCTCGCCTCCATCGGCGATTCTTACGAACGGAGAAATGAGGGAGCGAGTCGTGTGATCGGAACCTTGCTTG GTACCATTGACAAGCACTCTGTTGAGGTCACCAACTGTTTCTCCGTCCCCCACAATGAGTCTGAAGACGAG GTTGCTGTGGACATGGAGTTCGCCAAGAACATGTATGATCTTCATAAGAGGGTGTCACCCAGCGAGGTCATTGTTGGATG GTATGCCACAGGCTTTGAGATCACCGAGCACTCTGTGTTGATCCATGAGTACTACAGCCGAGAGGCCACAAACCCCATCCACCTGACCATGGACACCGCCCTGCAGAGTGGCAAGATGAACATCCGCGCCTACGTCAG TGCCCAGATGGGTGTGCCGGGAAAGACAGTCGGTGTGATGTTCACTCCCCTGAGTGTGAAATACAAGTATTACGACACAGAGAGGATAGGAG TTGACCTTCTCCAGAGGACGAGAGATGCTCCTAACACCACCAATgggctgacctctgacctctgccaGGTGGGTGGGGCAGCAGGCCGCGTTCAGGATATGCTGGCCACGGTACTGACCTACATTGAGGATGTGTTG TCTGGTAAGCAGACGGCAGATAACAGTGTTGGACGTTACCTGATGGATCTGGTCAACAAGGTTCCTAAGATCACAGCAGAGGACTTTGAGACCATGCTCAACTCTAACATCAAC GACCTGTTGATGGTGACCTATCTATCTAATCTGACTCAAGCACAGATCGCCCTGAATGAGAAGATTGTGGTACTCTGA